The following nucleotide sequence is from Deltaproteobacteria bacterium.
GCTTCGCTGGGATGGTTTGATTATCGTCACGGGCAACGATGTCGGCCTGAAGGTGACCGGCTCTAGCGCCAAAGAGATCTATGGCGGAGTCATCGTTAACGAAGCCGGGACTCCCAGCAGCAAAACTATTCTCGACATTCAAGGCAGCCTGCGGCTCCGCTTTAGCCGGTCGGCATTAGTCCAAGCGGCGCAGGCGATCCCGGCGACCACGTTCACTAACCTCTACGCAGCCCTGCCCTTTCAGGTCAGCCAAGACTACTGGCGCACGGTTTCACCCTAACAATTGCGAGCAAATCTCAATTTACATTGGGGTCGTAAGGTGGTAAATGCCTAAACTACAACGATTTGACCATCCCAATAGCTAAATTTTGTAGACCCCAGGTCGATGCTATAAATAGCGTCGGTATATTGGGTTGATCGATCACGACGTGGTGCGAGAGGGAGAGAGCATGGATACAAAGAAGACCATAATGGTGGTTGACGACAACCCGGACATAATCACGATCGTCAAAACCATTCTGGAAGGGCGGGGATACACCGTCTTTAGCGCTTCGAGCGGTCCCGAGCTGCTGAGCATTCTACCGAATCACAAGCCCGATCTGATTATCTTGGATATCATGATGCCCGAGATGGACGGCCTCGAAGTGTTGACCCGGCTCAAAGCCAAGACCGAAACCGCCACCACGCCGGTTATCTTGCTCACCGCCAAAGTGCAGTATGAGGACGTGCTCGGCGGCTACAAACTTGGCGCCGACTATTATATTACCAAACCTTTCACCAGCACCCAGCTGGTCAATGGCATCAATCTGCTGCTCGGCGAAGGTAAGCCGCAATAGGTTTGCTCCTCGCTTTGCTCATTGGCAGCGCCAGTGGCAACTAGCTCTTCCCGGTTTGCAACTTCGGTGCGTTTTCTTCATTCTCCTAGGCGATGGTTCGATTTGTTACCTTCGAAGGCGGCGATGGGTCGGGTAAGACCACGCAAATCCGCGCCCTTGAGCGTTATTTAACTCAACGGGGCCGCGCTTGCCTGGTTACCCGGGAGCCGGGCGACAACTCGTTAGGTAAACCGATTCGGCAAATCTTACTGGAAGTCGCCGATCATGAAGTCGCGCAGGCGACGGAACTGTTTCTCTATCTCGCCGACCGGGCTCAGCATGTGGCGGAATTAATCAGCCCAGCGATCGCCGCCGGCAAGATCGTTCTCTGCGATCGCTTCACCGATTCGACCTTGGCCTATCAGGGCTATGGCCGCGGCATCGATCTCAAGTTGCTGCGTCAGTTAAACGACCTGGCCGACGCCGGTGAGCAGCCGGATCTGACGTTTTTGCTCGATTGTCCCGTGGCTGTTGGCCTGGCCCGCACAAGCCGGCGTCAAAGCGAAGTCGGCCAGCCGCGCGAGGACCGCTTCGAGCGCGAGAAGGTTGAGTTCCACGAAAAAATTCGCGCCGGCTTTCTCGAAATGGCCGACGCCGAGCCGGCGCGCTTTCGGATAATCGACGCGGCACAATCGGTGGAAGCGGTTTGGCGTGACATTCAAGCGATTGTCGAACGAGAAAATTTCTAATGAGTTTCGCGGAAATCATCGGCCAGCAAAAACCGTTGACAATCCTCCGTTCGGCATTGGCTAACGGCCGGCTGCACCATGCCTATTTGTTTCTTGGCCTTGAGGGTGTCGGCAAACATACCGTCGCCATGGCGTTCGCCAAAGCGATTCACTGCGGCGAGAGCGACCACGATTATTGCGGCGGCTGCGTCAATTGCGCGCGCATCGCCGCCGGCAACCATCCCGATGTGCGCGTGATCGAGCCGCTGTCCGGCAAGAAAGAAATCAGCATCGCGCAGATCCGCGAGCTGGAGCGGGAACTCAGCTATCGCTCGTTTACCGGCAAACGCAAGATCGCGATCATCGACCCGGCGACATTGCTGAACTTGTCGTCGCAGAATGCTTTATTGAAAACCCTCGAAGAGCCGCCGCAGGATTGTTTGATTATTTTAATCGCCGCCAACGGCGGCGCTCTGCTGCCGACGTTGCGTTCGCGTTGTTTGCGGATTTCCTTTGCCCCGCTGGCGCGCCAAGACGTCGCGGCGATCGTCAAAACCCGCCAGGGTTTGAGCGACGGCGATGCGGCGTTTGTCGCGGCGCTCAGCATGGGCAGCATCGGCGCGGCGTTGGCACTGGAGAAGGATGAATGGATCGAGAAGCGGCGAATTTGGAGCGGTATGTTGGGCGCGCTCAAAACCCGCGACTACCAAGGGGCGATGGCCGGCGCCGAAGCGCTGGCGAGCAATAAAGACGACGCGCTCAAATTTCTCAAATGGACGGAAAGTTGGTATCGAGATTTAATGCTTTATCAAGTGAGCGATGACGTGAACGAGCTGGTCAATTTAGATATGCAGGAGCAAATCAGTCAGCAAGCCAAGGTACACGACGTGGAGCACACGCTGCGCGCCATCGGTCAAGTGGCCGGCGCGGCGGCGCGCATCCAGCGCAATCTCAACCGACGCATGGTTTTAGAAAAACTGCTCTTCGGTGTGGTGGGAAGGCGTTAATGGAACCGATTTATATCACCACGCCGCTTTATTACGTCAACGCCGAACCGCACCTCGGCCATACCTACACCACCGTGGTGGCCGACACGCTCAAACGCTACTACCAGTCGATCGGTTACAACGCTTTCTTGCTCACCGGTACCGATGAGCATGGCGATAAGATCGCCCAAGCGGCGGCGGCCAACGGCACCGAGCCCAAAGCTTATGCCGATCGGGTGAGCGACCTGTTCCGTTCGACCTGGGATACTTGCGGCATCGTCTACGATCACTTCATCCGCACCACCGACGACTATCATAAACAGTTCGTCCAGAGCGTGCTGCAGAAGATTTTCGACAACGGCGATATTTATTTCGGCGAGTACGGCGGCTTTTACTGTTACGGCTGCGAGCGTTTCTATACCGAAAAAGAACTGGTCGACGGTAAATGTCCGGATCACCAAAAAGCGCCGGATTTTATCAGCGAGAAAAATTATTTTTTCCGCATGGGCAAATATCAGCAGCCATTGATCGACGCGCTCAACGCCAAGCCCGAGCTGATTCGGCCGGAGCGCTATCGCACAGAGGTTTTGGCTTTTTTACGCGAACCCCTCGAAGATTTGTGCATTTCGCGCCCCACCAGCCGTTTGCAGTGGGGCATTCCGCTGCCCTTCGATGCCAACTACGTCACCTATGTTTGGTTCGATGCCTTGCTCAATTACGTCAGCGCTTTGGAACACCGCGGCGGCGATTCGCTGACCGCGCTTTGGCCCAAGGCGAATCATCTGATCGCCAAGGACATTCTCAAGCCGCATGGAATTTTCTGGCCGACTATGTTGATGGCCGCGGGCTTGCCGCTTTACGATCAATTGAACGTGCACGGCTACTGGAACATGGACTCCGGCAAAATGTCGAAAAGTTTGGGCAACGTGATTCGACCGTTGGAAATGAAAGCGCGCTTCGGCATGGACGCCTTTCGCTATTTTCTTTTGCGCGAAATGGCCTTCGGCCAAGACGCGAAGTTTTCCGAGGAAGCGCTGGTGACGCGCATCAATGCCGACCTGGCGAACAATCTTGGCAACTTCGTCAGCCGTGCCATGGCGATGCAGCACAAATATTTTGCCGGTGTCGTGCAACCGTTAAGCGCTGACTGGGCGAAGGACGACCTCGAACTGCGCGACAAATTCGTGGCGGCTGAGGTTGAACTTAAAAGCCAGATGGAGGAGTTGCAGTTTCATCGCGGCTTGGAAGCGATTTGGTCGGCCCTCGATCACGCCAACCGCTACGTCGTGCAAATGGCGCCGTTCACGATGATCAAAGATGAGGCGAAGAAAGGCCGCGTCGGCGAAGTGCTGCACCATCTGCTCGAAGCGGTGCGCACGCTGGCGCGGGTGTTGGCGCCGTTCATGCCTGAGACCGCGGTCGAATTACGCGCACTGCTGGCGATTGGCGAGGATCGACTGAATGAGCCTTGGGGTCAAGGCTTCGCCGCTGGTCATAAGATCAACCCGCCGAAAGTCTTGTTCCCGCGCATCGAGACTGACGCGAAAAAATAAATTCTCTGCCAAAAATGTTGATCGACAGCCATGCCCATATCCAGGGCAAAGAATACGCCGGCGAAGCCGAAGCGGTGATCGCGCGGGCGCGCGACGCTGGGGTCGAGACGATTATCGCCGTCGGCGGTGCCGGCGATATGTCGAGCAACACCGAGGCGATCTCATTAGCCGCGAATTTCGCCAACGTCTTCGCGACGGTCGGCATGCATCCGCATGACGCCAAGGATGTCGGCGCCGACGAACTGGAAACTCTAAAAAGCTTGGCAGGGAATGCGAAAGTCGTCGCCATCGGCGAGACCGGTCTGGATTATTACTACAGCCACTCGCCCCATGATGTGCAGCGCCGGGTGTTCGGACACTTCATCCAGATGGCGCGCCAGACCCAATTGCCGATCGTCGTTCATGAACGCGACGCCGCTCAAGATGCCGTCGAATTGTTGCGCCAGGAAGGCGGCGGTGAACTGCGCGGCGTGATTCACTGCTTCACCGGCAACTACGAAGCGGCCTGCGCCTATCTCGACTTAGGATTCTACCTGTCGTTCACCGGCATCGTCACGTTCAAAAACGCCCAACCGCTGCGCGAAGTGGTGCGCAAAGTGCCGCTCGAAAGAATGTTCGTCGAAACCGATTCACCTTATCTCACGCCGGTGCCGCACCGCGGCAAACGCAACGAACCGGCCTACGTCCGCTTCGTCGCCGAGACCATCGCGAATGTAAAAGGCGTCACGGTCGATGAAGTGGAACGCGTGACAACGCACAACGTCCGCGAATTGTTCGACCTCATTTGAGAGTTGGCCGCCAAGCGATGCCGCTGTTGGTGGTAAACGACACCGTGCTGATGTGGCGGGCGCGGTCGTATTTTGCTTCGCCATCGCTGCCGGGTTTGTTTTCGAAATAAATGATTTCGATGACGTAGCGCCCCTGCCAAGGGGTTGGCACGGTAATCCTGCCTTGATCGTCGGTGGTGAGTTTCTTTTCCCATTTGGGCGGTCCGTAAACGGTGATTTCAATTTTTGCCAGGGGCGCTTCACGCAGTAGTAATTTGAAATCGTTGCCGTTGGCTTTGGCCGGTACCAATTCAAGATCCATCTTTGCCGTCGATTCAGTTCGGCCCGCCTTGGCGTAATAGATCGTTTTGGTCGTGCCGCCTTTCTCGTTGTCCGGACGTGGCGCGATTGAGTCGTCGATCATGCGCAGATCGCCGGCGCCTTGGACTTGGATGTCGAAACCGTCGTTGCGCTTGGCGATCGGCAACGATTCGGTCGACCCGCCGAGATACACGCGCGGTTTGTTGAAGCGGTCGAGTATGCCGCCGGCTTTTTCGTGTAAGTCGTCGACCCATTCGCCGAAGTAGGCTTTCGCCGACCCTTGGCCGTCGCGCTCGAGCCAAAGATAGTGCGCGTAAGTGTCGCTTGTGCAGGTAATCAGCGCGAATGCCGTGGCAAAGATGATCGACTTCGTTTTCAACATGATTTTCCCCTCCTGGTTTTTGATTCCGACAAATAAAAAAAGCCCAGTGTCATCGCTCTCGATGACGCCCTGGGCTCTGGGTTCACGACCGCGGGCCGCAATATTTTTCTCGCCGTTAAATTTTTGCGCGCTTTACATTTGAATCCGTACTCCAGAGCGGGTGTCGAACGGGATGATCACTTGCCGTTTACACCTGCGACATTTTAGTTCGACGCCCTCGGCGACCACGCGGGCGAGCAGGTTGCCGCAACCGCAACGGAGCGACTTTTCCGCTTTGGCGCTGAGGGTCACAGGGTTGCGATTTAATAACTCGTTGGGACGCATATTAAGCCGCCTGTTTGCGTTGCTGCGCCAACCAAAACGAAGTGGCGACGAACGCGGCGAGCATCAACCCTTGGGCCGCCAAGGTTTCCACGGTCGGATAGATTCCCAACGTCGGTATTGCCGTCGGCGCGTTCAGCGGTGTGGTCGGCACCCACTGGGATGCTTGCAGCGCTTTGATGCCGTTGCCGGCGAAGATGAACGCGACTAGATAGAGTAATGTCCCGGTGGCGCTGAAAAAATATTTGAGCGGCAGTTTGAGGCCGAGTTTTAAGATCGCGAAGCTGGCCAGAATCAACATGCCCAGTCCCGCCGCGAGGCCCCAGAGCACGGGCACGTGATTGCTTTCGTTCTGCATCCACAGCGCTTGATAAAACAGCACGACTTCGAAGGCTTCGCGATAAACGGCGAAGAATGAAATGCCGATGAGGCCAAAGATCCGTCGATTGGAAATTCCCGATTTAACTTTTTCTTCGATGAAGGCGCGCCAGCGCCGCGCTTCCGATCGGGTATGGAGCCAATAGCCAACGTAGAACAGCGCCAGGGCGGCGAAGACGCCGATGAAGCCCTCCATGCTTTCGCGGTTGCGGCCGCTCAGGGTCAGGAAAGTTTCAGTCGCCAGCCAAGTGAGGCCGCCGCAGATCAAAGCGAGAATCCAGCCGAGATGAATGTAGCGAATCACTTCCGGCGCGCCCATCACCCGCAGCATGGCGATGATGGCGGCGAGAATCAGGGCTGCTTCCAGTCCTTCGCGCAGAATGATCAAGGCCGAGTTAGCGAAGGCGTAGTAGCCGGAAAAATTGTCTTCCCTGGCTATCACACGGGCGGCTTGGTCGAGACCGACT
It contains:
- a CDS encoding response regulator; translated protein: MDTKKTIMVVDDNPDIITIVKTILEGRGYTVFSASSGPELLSILPNHKPDLIILDIMMPEMDGLEVLTRLKAKTETATTPVILLTAKVQYEDVLGGYKLGADYYITKPFTSTQLVNGINLLLGEGKPQ
- a CDS encoding dTMP kinase, which gives rise to MVRFVTFEGGDGSGKTTQIRALERYLTQRGRACLVTREPGDNSLGKPIRQILLEVADHEVAQATELFLYLADRAQHVAELISPAIAAGKIVLCDRFTDSTLAYQGYGRGIDLKLLRQLNDLADAGEQPDLTFLLDCPVAVGLARTSRRQSEVGQPREDRFEREKVEFHEKIRAGFLEMADAEPARFRIIDAAQSVEAVWRDIQAIVERENF
- the holB gene encoding DNA polymerase III subunit delta' produces the protein MSFAEIIGQQKPLTILRSALANGRLHHAYLFLGLEGVGKHTVAMAFAKAIHCGESDHDYCGGCVNCARIAAGNHPDVRVIEPLSGKKEISIAQIRELERELSYRSFTGKRKIAIIDPATLLNLSSQNALLKTLEEPPQDCLIILIAANGGALLPTLRSRCLRISFAPLARQDVAAIVKTRQGLSDGDAAFVAALSMGSIGAALALEKDEWIEKRRIWSGMLGALKTRDYQGAMAGAEALASNKDDALKFLKWTESWYRDLMLYQVSDDVNELVNLDMQEQISQQAKVHDVEHTLRAIGQVAGAAARIQRNLNRRMVLEKLLFGVVGRR
- the metG gene encoding methionine--tRNA ligase, which codes for MEPIYITTPLYYVNAEPHLGHTYTTVVADTLKRYYQSIGYNAFLLTGTDEHGDKIAQAAAANGTEPKAYADRVSDLFRSTWDTCGIVYDHFIRTTDDYHKQFVQSVLQKIFDNGDIYFGEYGGFYCYGCERFYTEKELVDGKCPDHQKAPDFISEKNYFFRMGKYQQPLIDALNAKPELIRPERYRTEVLAFLREPLEDLCISRPTSRLQWGIPLPFDANYVTYVWFDALLNYVSALEHRGGDSLTALWPKANHLIAKDILKPHGIFWPTMLMAAGLPLYDQLNVHGYWNMDSGKMSKSLGNVIRPLEMKARFGMDAFRYFLLREMAFGQDAKFSEEALVTRINADLANNLGNFVSRAMAMQHKYFAGVVQPLSADWAKDDLELRDKFVAAEVELKSQMEELQFHRGLEAIWSALDHANRYVVQMAPFTMIKDEAKKGRVGEVLHHLLEAVRTLARVLAPFMPETAVELRALLAIGEDRLNEPWGQGFAAGHKINPPKVLFPRIETDAKK
- a CDS encoding TatD family deoxyribonuclease; amino-acid sequence: MLIDSHAHIQGKEYAGEAEAVIARARDAGVETIIAVGGAGDMSSNTEAISLAANFANVFATVGMHPHDAKDVGADELETLKSLAGNAKVVAIGETGLDYYYSHSPHDVQRRVFGHFIQMARQTQLPIVVHERDAAQDAVELLRQEGGGELRGVIHCFTGNYEAACAYLDLGFYLSFTGIVTFKNAQPLREVVRKVPLERMFVETDSPYLTPVPHRGKRNEPAYVRFVAETIANVKGVTVDEVERVTTHNVRELFDLI
- a CDS encoding DUF4198 domain-containing protein, with product MLKTKSIIFATAFALITCTSDTYAHYLWLERDGQGSAKAYFGEWVDDLHEKAGGILDRFNKPRVYLGGSTESLPIAKRNDGFDIQVQGAGDLRMIDDSIAPRPDNEKGGTTKTIYYAKAGRTESTAKMDLELVPAKANGNDFKLLLREAPLAKIEITVYGPPKWEKKLTTDDQGRITVPTPWQGRYVIEIIYFENKPGSDGEAKYDRARHISTVSFTTNSGIAWRPTLK